One segment of Bacillus alkalisoli DNA contains the following:
- a CDS encoding glycerophosphodiester phosphodiesterase, which translates to MSNTPLIVKKKSIWTNFLLFIFLLISLLFLTLYLLPLTTDLSDKPFFESDRPLVIAHQGGEHLAPSNTIAAFQQAVEMGVDVLETDIHISKDGHLVAIHDPTVDRTTDGTGVVAEMTLEELQRLDAGNYFVDLEGNRSYQGQGVYIPTVEELFQHFGHMRWEIEIKDDNPPERMKEIAEKLWLLIEKYNMEDKVLIASFDQKIIDTFNSFAKGRVALAGGKQEITKFVILHKLMARNAYFTKVDAFQIPRKNSGIDLTSKRLIRDANRNGVHLHYWTINEKEEMRRLLENGANGIITDRPDLLLELLSEMGY; encoded by the coding sequence ATGTCAAACACTCCACTTATAGTAAAGAAAAAATCAATCTGGACTAATTTTTTACTTTTTATATTTTTACTTATTTCCTTGCTCTTTTTAACATTATACTTATTACCTCTCACCACCGATTTATCAGACAAACCATTTTTCGAAAGTGACCGACCACTTGTCATCGCTCATCAAGGTGGAGAACATTTGGCACCATCTAATACAATAGCGGCATTTCAACAAGCAGTTGAAATGGGTGTCGACGTGCTAGAAACGGATATTCATATTTCAAAAGATGGCCATTTAGTAGCCATTCATGACCCTACTGTTGATCGAACAACTGATGGCACAGGCGTTGTGGCGGAGATGACTTTAGAAGAGCTTCAACGGTTAGATGCAGGGAATTATTTTGTTGATTTAGAAGGGAATCGTAGTTACCAAGGTCAAGGTGTTTACATTCCAACGGTAGAAGAGTTGTTCCAGCACTTCGGTCATATGCGATGGGAGATCGAGATTAAAGATGATAACCCTCCAGAGAGAATGAAGGAAATCGCTGAAAAGTTATGGCTCCTTATCGAGAAGTATAATATGGAAGATAAAGTGTTAATTGCTTCTTTTGATCAAAAAATAATAGATACGTTTAACTCTTTCGCCAAAGGTAGAGTGGCCCTTGCAGGCGGAAAGCAGGAAATTACGAAGTTCGTTATTCTTCATAAGTTAATGGCTCGCAATGCTTATTTTACAAAAGTGGATGCATTCCAAATTCCACGCAAAAACAGTGGAATCGATTTAACATCAAAGCGATTAATTAGGGACGCAAATAGAAACGGAGTACATTTACATTATTGGACGATAAATGAGAAAGAAGAAATGAGACGTCTTTTAGAAAATGGGGCCAATGGGATTATTACGGATCGACCGGATCTTTTGTTGGAGCTTCTTAGCGAAATGGGATATTAA
- a CDS encoding DUF3231 family protein translates to MEHKVQLTSSEISSIWSSYLYNTMASCIMKHFEVTAEDERVKTIVTKAITITEERIALLQNLFTNENMIKPDGFTEKDVHLHAPRLYTDLFYIQYIYHSLKSGMMLQSSKLAQSTRKDVRDMFQLFLHKSVQLYQELVDLMLEMGIYNRTPSMNMPKEHSFIQSNDFFTKKRPLTAMELSELGLNIETNFIGKLLLMGFSQTTKTKKIKNFFHRGVKIAEDNIIQLTDVLIKNKTEVPSSGASIVTDSTEPAYSEKLMLFHVDTLNSIGMSNFSLSLASSTRNDLGVLFGKLIAVATKYSRDGADLLIEKGCYEEPPMTVNRDHLLK, encoded by the coding sequence ATGGAACATAAAGTTCAACTAACTTCTTCCGAAATAAGCTCAATATGGTCAAGTTATTTATATAACACGATGGCTTCTTGTATCATGAAGCATTTTGAAGTAACCGCAGAAGATGAAAGAGTTAAAACTATCGTTACAAAAGCTATCACTATTACAGAAGAGCGAATTGCTCTTCTACAAAATCTATTTACAAACGAAAACATGATAAAACCGGATGGATTTACCGAAAAAGATGTTCATTTACACGCACCCAGATTGTACACTGATTTGTTTTACATACAATACATTTACCATTCATTAAAATCAGGTATGATGTTACAGAGTAGTAAATTAGCTCAATCGACAAGAAAAGATGTACGTGATATGTTTCAACTTTTTCTTCATAAGTCCGTACAACTTTACCAAGAACTTGTTGACCTTATGCTAGAGATGGGGATTTACAATCGAACGCCATCTATGAATATGCCGAAAGAACATAGTTTTATCCAGTCTAATGACTTTTTCACAAAAAAAAGACCGCTTACTGCAATGGAGCTCTCCGAACTTGGATTAAACATTGAAACAAATTTTATCGGAAAATTATTATTGATGGGATTTTCACAAACGACAAAAACAAAAAAGATTAAAAATTTCTTCCATAGAGGTGTAAAAATCGCCGAAGATAACATTATACAATTAACTGACGTACTAATAAAAAATAAAACCGAGGTCCCATCATCGGGGGCAAGTATCGTTACCGATTCAACAGAGCCTGCTTACTCTGAAAAGCTCATGCTTTTTCACGTAGACACGTTAAACTCTATTGGTATGTCTAATTTCAGTTTATCATTAGCTTCGAGTACCAGAAATGATTTAGGCGTATTGTTCGGGAAGTTAATAGCGGTAGCTACTAAATATTCGCGGGACGGAGCCGATTTGCTTATTGAAAAAGGATGTTATGAAGAGCCACCTATGACAGTAAACAGGGATCATTTATTGAAGTGA
- a CDS encoding spore coat protein codes for MKQGKIQNPESQVAKTPEMNDRDFINDMLATEKYMTDAYCTALNEASNQHIYSDLLAIFTETQNSQRELYNLMFQQGWYSLEQADAQKMQQTEQQFQGYTNQFPYGSGGMMQ; via the coding sequence ATGAAACAAGGGAAAATTCAAAATCCAGAATCACAAGTGGCAAAAACACCAGAAATGAATGATCGTGATTTTATAAACGATATGTTAGCAACGGAAAAGTATATGACGGATGCATATTGTACGGCATTAAATGAGGCAAGTAACCAACATATCTATTCTGACTTGTTAGCCATTTTTACAGAAACGCAAAACAGCCAACGTGAACTGTATAACCTGATGTTCCAACAAGGTTGGTACAGCTTAGAGCAAGCAGATGCACAGAAGATGCAGCAAACAGAGCAGCAATTTCAAGGATATACAAATCAGTTTCCTTATGGGAGTGGCGGGATGATGCAGTAG
- a CDS encoding 5'-nucleotidase C-terminal domain-containing protein has protein sequence MNSFVKSNRKIYSIILVFSMLFYSLFGSIGATFASANSTESNDNVIELKVLHTNDLHAKINDFGKIAAYINEQRSNATHSLYLDAGDIFSGNPVVDLKYGAPIVDLLNDMGLDAMTIGNHDFDYGQAEMVKRINESNFSWLSANTIIRETPVEMEQPDPYQIFEFEGFTVGVLSLSQTPPATAPANVVGIEFPNVIETALNYESLRDEVDVLIALTHHGYSEDIKLAEAVDFFDVIIGGHSHTTLTSPREVNGTPIVQTGGNAENVGNLTIKLNDVTKEVVNVEGFLQRVANLSEVDEAVQAKVDAYNAEMDELLGVVIGETETGLNRSGNGDSSLGNFWTDAILFQTQSDIALTNNGGLRANINAGDITKFDIYTIEPFANEIMKIEMTGAAIKEVIRYSYTRDGRNRVDLQTAGLTYKIITNNVGQYITAELFVNGEPIKDDEKYVVAVGDYIGTGGSGYNFEGTVLEAKSGFMTHAMINFAEELTRNGQKINYTNNQRITIEVSTSAPPIGNVIGTTEKGLSSASNTKGDSSLGNLYTDSVREVTGADIGVLNNSSVSGNIAAGNITDGQIEMLDQFKNEVVVTKTTVKRLKEVFLEQSTYHNGIDVQVSGIHYELVKENGKFVEVKVTDVEGNELSDSTELTVAYNDFMHGRGFYNLGNELVGENHGKVWEAVVAYVTQQDGPVDYVEGSRITISGEQSPDPGDPGDLPAGVVSVTEAIANNNGEGRVQGYIVGTSGLNNSIGDGNLDGPFTIATNILIADSPDERDPSKMLPVQLPNTITRTELNLVSNPDNLGKLVRITGDLSPYFSQPGMRNGKNHEFIEIYEEPEMKSEAVTNFVMKDGSEVSELRRKLELDVHATVRNNIRAQKNFTITVQLVDKHGRVKHNVEEIISIDGESEFVFSEFVKIPANQNGQRYTLTVEIMDEDGEVISSESIK, from the coding sequence ATGAATTCTTTTGTCAAAAGTAATAGAAAAATATATTCTATTATTCTCGTTTTTTCCATGTTATTTTATTCATTATTCGGTTCGATTGGAGCAACATTTGCATCCGCAAATAGTACTGAATCAAATGATAATGTAATCGAACTGAAGGTGCTACATACGAATGATCTTCATGCTAAGATCAATGATTTTGGAAAAATAGCAGCTTATATTAACGAACAAAGATCTAATGCAACTCACTCCTTATATTTAGATGCTGGTGATATCTTTAGTGGTAACCCAGTAGTAGATTTGAAATATGGTGCCCCAATTGTTGATTTATTAAACGATATGGGACTTGATGCCATGACTATCGGAAACCACGATTTTGATTACGGTCAAGCGGAAATGGTGAAGCGTATCAATGAATCGAATTTTTCATGGTTAAGCGCTAACACCATTATTAGAGAAACACCAGTTGAAATGGAACAGCCTGATCCATACCAAATTTTTGAATTCGAAGGATTTACAGTAGGTGTACTATCTTTATCACAAACACCACCTGCAACAGCTCCAGCAAACGTTGTAGGAATAGAATTTCCAAATGTAATTGAAACAGCTTTAAATTACGAAAGTTTACGAGACGAAGTGGATGTACTTATTGCCTTAACACACCACGGTTACTCAGAAGATATTAAACTTGCAGAAGCAGTTGATTTCTTTGATGTGATCATTGGAGGGCATTCTCACACAACATTAACAAGCCCGAGAGAAGTAAATGGTACTCCGATTGTTCAAACTGGCGGTAATGCGGAGAACGTTGGTAATCTAACAATAAAGTTAAACGACGTAACAAAAGAAGTAGTAAATGTAGAAGGCTTTTTGCAAAGAGTTGCTAATCTATCAGAAGTAGATGAAGCAGTTCAGGCAAAAGTAGATGCTTATAATGCAGAGATGGACGAACTACTTGGTGTGGTCATTGGTGAGACCGAAACAGGCTTAAACAGAAGTGGGAACGGAGACTCTTCGTTAGGTAACTTTTGGACAGATGCAATATTATTTCAAACACAATCAGACATTGCTTTAACGAATAACGGTGGTTTACGTGCAAATATTAATGCAGGCGATATAACCAAATTTGATATTTATACAATTGAACCATTTGCAAACGAGATTATGAAAATTGAAATGACTGGAGCGGCTATTAAAGAAGTTATCAGATACTCGTATACACGTGATGGCCGTAATCGAGTAGATTTACAGACTGCTGGTTTAACATACAAAATTATTACGAACAATGTTGGTCAATATATTACAGCAGAACTTTTTGTAAATGGCGAACCGATTAAAGACGACGAGAAATATGTTGTTGCAGTAGGAGATTATATTGGAACGGGTGGTTCTGGTTATAACTTTGAAGGTACAGTATTAGAAGCAAAATCTGGCTTCATGACTCATGCGATGATAAATTTTGCTGAAGAATTAACAAGGAATGGTCAAAAAATTAACTACACAAACAATCAAAGAATTACGATAGAAGTATCTACGTCTGCACCACCAATTGGGAATGTTATTGGTACAACAGAAAAAGGATTATCTTCTGCAAGCAACACAAAAGGTGATTCTAGTTTAGGTAACCTTTATACGGATTCCGTTCGTGAAGTTACTGGTGCAGATATTGGCGTGTTAAATAATTCATCAGTTTCTGGTAACATCGCTGCTGGAAATATTACAGATGGGCAAATTGAAATGTTAGACCAATTTAAAAATGAAGTGGTAGTAACCAAAACAACTGTGAAACGTTTAAAAGAAGTTTTCTTAGAACAATCGACCTATCACAATGGAATAGATGTTCAAGTATCTGGAATACATTATGAATTAGTGAAAGAGAATGGTAAATTCGTAGAAGTGAAGGTTACAGATGTAGAAGGAAATGAACTTTCCGATTCTACGGAATTAACAGTTGCCTACAATGACTTCATGCACGGACGCGGTTTCTACAATTTAGGAAACGAGCTTGTAGGAGAAAACCACGGAAAAGTATGGGAAGCTGTTGTAGCTTATGTTACGCAACAAGATGGACCAGTTGATTATGTAGAAGGTTCAAGAATTACTATCTCTGGTGAACAATCACCTGATCCGGGCGACCCAGGTGATTTACCAGCAGGAGTTGTTTCGGTAACAGAAGCTATTGCAAACAATAATGGAGAAGGAAGAGTTCAAGGGTATATCGTTGGAACTAGTGGGTTAAATAACTCAATAGGGGACGGTAACCTTGATGGACCATTTACAATTGCAACCAATATTTTAATAGCGGACAGTCCAGATGAAAGAGACCCGTCGAAAATGTTACCTGTTCAATTACCTAATACAATTACTAGAACTGAATTAAACTTAGTTTCTAATCCCGATAATTTAGGAAAGTTAGTTAGAATTACAGGTGACTTATCTCCATATTTTTCACAGCCTGGTATGCGAAATGGAAAAAACCATGAGTTTATAGAAATTTACGAAGAACCAGAAATGAAAAGTGAGGCAGTTACAAACTTTGTAATGAAAGATGGTAGTGAAGTATCGGAGTTAAGACGTAAGTTAGAACTAGATGTTCATGCGACGGTACGAAATAACATTAGAGCGCAAAAGAACTTTACTATTACTGTTCAATTAGTAGATAAACATGGAAGAGTTAAACATAATGTGGAAGAAATAATTTCGATAGATGGTGAAAGTGAGTTTGTTTTCTCAGAGTTTGTAAAAATCCCGGCTAATCAAAATGGTCAACGTTACACATTAACTGTTGAAATTATGGATGAAGACGGAGAAGTTATCTCATCTGAGAGTATTAAATAA
- a CDS encoding acetyl-CoA C-acetyltransferase, with protein sequence MFKEAVIVAGARTPVGRSKKGSLVTVRPDDLGALVVRETLRRASGYDGPIDDLIFGCAMPEAEQGLNMARNIGGLAGLPSSVPAITINRYCSSGLQTIAYAAERIMLGHSETIIAGGAESMSMVPMVGHTVRPNARLVDSAPEYYMSMGHTAEQVANKYGVSREDQDAFAVRSHQKAAAAIAEGRFVDEIVPVDVNINQIGSDNKVKTNSFTFSQDEGVRAGTNMEILAKLRPAFNVKGSVTAGNSSQTSDGAASVLVMERERAEALGLKPIAKFRSFAVGGVPPEVMGIGPVVAIPKALKIAGLELSDIGLIELNEAFASQAIQVMRELNIDEEKVNVNGGAIALGHPLGCTGSKLTLTLLHEMKRRNEQFGLVSMCIGGGMGAAGVFELLA encoded by the coding sequence TTGTTTAAAGAAGCTGTTATTGTAGCTGGTGCGAGAACGCCAGTCGGTAGATCAAAGAAGGGGTCACTTGTAACGGTGAGACCTGATGATTTAGGGGCACTAGTAGTAAGAGAAACGTTAAGAAGAGCGAGTGGCTATGACGGACCAATAGATGACTTAATTTTTGGATGTGCGATGCCAGAAGCAGAACAGGGTTTGAACATGGCACGTAATATTGGAGGGCTAGCTGGCCTACCATCTAGCGTTCCTGCCATTACGATTAACCGATATTGTTCATCTGGTTTACAAACCATCGCTTATGCTGCAGAAAGAATTATGTTGGGCCATTCAGAAACAATCATTGCGGGTGGAGCGGAATCGATGAGCATGGTCCCTATGGTTGGCCATACAGTTCGACCAAATGCAAGATTAGTAGATTCTGCACCTGAATATTACATGAGCATGGGCCACACGGCAGAACAAGTAGCAAATAAATATGGTGTGAGCCGTGAAGACCAAGACGCATTTGCTGTACGCAGTCATCAAAAAGCTGCTGCAGCAATCGCAGAAGGTAGATTTGTGGATGAAATCGTACCAGTAGATGTGAATATTAATCAAATTGGTTCAGATAATAAAGTGAAAACAAACTCTTTCACCTTTAGCCAAGACGAAGGAGTACGCGCAGGCACAAACATGGAAATACTAGCAAAACTACGTCCAGCATTCAATGTAAAAGGATCTGTCACAGCAGGTAACTCCTCACAAACAAGCGACGGAGCAGCATCTGTTCTAGTTATGGAGCGCGAAAGAGCAGAAGCGCTTGGTCTAAAGCCAATTGCAAAATTCCGTTCGTTTGCTGTTGGTGGAGTACCACCAGAAGTAATGGGAATTGGTCCAGTTGTTGCCATTCCAAAAGCATTAAAGATAGCAGGTCTAGAACTTTCCGATATTGGGCTTATCGAATTAAACGAAGCATTTGCATCTCAAGCAATTCAAGTAATGCGAGAGCTAAATATAGATGAAGAAAAAGTAAACGTAAACGGTGGAGCTATCGCTTTAGGTCATCCACTAGGATGTACGGGAAGCAAGCTAACATTAACACTTTTACACGAAATGAAACGCCGTAACGAACAATTCGGCCTTGTCAGCATGTGTATCGGCGGCGGTATGGGTGCCGCAGGAGTATTTGAACTTTTAGCATAG
- a CDS encoding YuzL family protein — translation MARMKKQPSQAAKSAASVKGNAGPTNEMDMAGKKTSQNQQYKKHNMQD, via the coding sequence ATGGCACGGATGAAAAAACAACCTTCTCAAGCAGCGAAAAGTGCAGCTAGTGTAAAAGGAAACGCTGGTCCTACTAACGAAATGGACATGGCCGGTAAAAAAACAAGTCAAAATCAACAATATAAAAAGCATAATATGCAGGACTGA
- a CDS encoding proline dehydrogenase family protein — MEQLMRNTFLFLSKNKSLTKLAKKYGLRFGAGRFVAGETIDQAVKAIQDLNSKNLCVTIDYLGEFIDTEAEANEMADNSIEAIRAIGSQKLDSQLSLKMTSMGLDISDEIVMANMRRILDAAKENGVFVTIDMEDYTRCEKTIQVFKKLREDYENVGTVIQSYLYRTVSDMEDLNQYKPNLRLVKGAYKESPEVAYPEKKDVDDNFKKIIKMHLLNGNYTAVATHDDAMIEYTKQIVKEHNIPNDQFEFQMLYGIREERQLELVKEGYKMRVYVPYGTDWYGYFMRRLAERPANVAFVLKGIIKK, encoded by the coding sequence ATGGAACAATTAATGCGCAATACCTTCTTATTTTTATCAAAAAACAAATCGTTAACGAAACTAGCAAAAAAGTACGGATTACGCTTTGGAGCTGGTCGATTTGTTGCTGGAGAAACAATTGACCAAGCAGTTAAAGCCATTCAAGACTTAAACAGCAAAAATCTATGTGTAACAATCGACTATTTAGGAGAGTTCATTGATACAGAAGCAGAAGCAAACGAAATGGCGGACAACTCTATTGAAGCAATTCGTGCAATCGGAAGCCAAAAGTTAGATTCACAGCTTTCTTTAAAAATGACATCTATGGGTCTAGACATTTCCGATGAAATCGTTATGGCTAACATGCGTCGTATTTTAGATGCGGCAAAAGAAAATGGCGTATTCGTTACAATCGACATGGAAGACTATACTCGTTGTGAAAAAACGATTCAAGTCTTTAAAAAGCTTCGTGAAGACTATGAAAACGTTGGAACAGTTATACAATCTTACTTATATAGAACGGTTTCAGACATGGAAGACTTAAACCAATATAAGCCAAACCTTCGTCTTGTTAAAGGTGCATACAAAGAGTCACCTGAAGTTGCTTATCCAGAAAAGAAAGACGTAGACGACAATTTCAAAAAAATTATCAAAATGCACTTATTAAATGGAAACTACACAGCTGTTGCGACACATGATGACGCAATGATTGAATATACAAAGCAAATTGTAAAAGAACACAACATTCCAAACGACCAATTCGAATTCCAAATGTTATATGGTATTCGCGAAGAGCGCCAATTAGAGCTTGTAAAAGAAGGCTATAAAATGCGTGTTTACGTACCATACGGAACAGACTGGTACGGATACTTTATGCGCCGCTTAGCAGAGCGCCCAGCAAACGTTGCATTCGTGTTAAAAGGTATTATAAAGAAATAA
- a CDS encoding 3-hydroxyacyl-CoA dehydrogenase/enoyl-CoA hydratase family protein: protein MKRRINKAAVIGSGVMGSGIAAVLANVGIPTLLLDIVPNKLTPEEEQKGLSLQDKSVRNRITNTSLQKLLKQKPAPLTTKSNLQLIEAGNLEDDLSKLKDCDWVIEVIVENLEIKKQLFEKVDQHRKPGSIISSNTSGISIEAMAEGRSGDFQKHFLGTHFFNPPRYLKLLEVIPTAKTDNEVVQFMKVFGEDVLGKGIVFAKDTPNFIANRIGTYGLLVTVKEMLEGGYSVGEVDSITGPAIGRPKSATFRTLDVVGLDTFIHVANNVFEKVEGAEKEVFRVDDFMLKMRDNGWLGSKSGQGFYLKQGKEILELNYETLEYEPRKKLKTAATEASKQAKGFSNKMKALVYEDDRASNLLWKILAPVLSYSADLLGEIADDIVAIDQAMKWGFGWEHGPFETWDAIGIEESVLKMKEDGIKVPAWVDEFLANGNRSFYKKDNGTVSFYDNGEYKLLEQNKKVIHLKSLKEQNRVIKKNSGASLIDIGDDVALLEFTSPNNAIGLDILQMVGQALEEVDKNYKGLVIGNQGKNFCVGANLAMILMEAQDDNYFEIDMVVRHFQNAMQKIKYSNKPVVAATFGMTLGGGTEISLPTSSIQASSETYMGLVEVGVGLIPGGGGNKELYLKHLNSMPEGLDYDLQKVANKVFETIATAKVSTSAAEARDLHFLSSNDGISMNGDHLIHDAKQSVLRLHEVGYNPPVRKKVPVTGETGYATLMLGAHNMHYSGYISEHDLKIASKLANVIAGGKVPYGTLVDEQYLLDIEREAFLSLVGEFKSQQRMQHMLVKGKPLRN, encoded by the coding sequence ATGAAACGTCGTATTAATAAAGCAGCAGTAATTGGATCGGGTGTGATGGGATCTGGAATTGCAGCTGTGCTTGCGAATGTTGGAATTCCAACACTACTGTTAGACATTGTTCCGAATAAGTTAACTCCAGAAGAAGAGCAAAAAGGACTATCGCTTCAAGATAAATCAGTACGTAATCGTATAACCAATACATCTCTACAAAAATTATTAAAACAAAAGCCAGCTCCATTAACAACGAAATCCAATCTTCAACTTATTGAAGCAGGAAACTTAGAAGACGACCTATCCAAGTTAAAAGACTGTGACTGGGTAATTGAAGTTATTGTCGAAAACCTTGAAATTAAAAAGCAGTTATTTGAAAAAGTAGATCAACACCGTAAACCAGGTAGTATTATCAGTTCCAATACGTCTGGAATATCCATTGAAGCAATGGCAGAAGGTCGTTCCGGAGACTTCCAAAAGCACTTCCTTGGAACACACTTTTTCAACCCACCACGATACTTAAAATTGTTAGAAGTAATTCCGACAGCGAAAACAGACAATGAAGTTGTACAATTCATGAAAGTTTTCGGTGAGGATGTTTTAGGTAAAGGAATTGTATTTGCAAAAGATACACCGAACTTTATCGCTAACCGCATCGGTACTTATGGCTTACTAGTAACCGTAAAAGAAATGTTAGAAGGCGGATATAGTGTCGGGGAAGTTGATTCCATTACTGGACCTGCGATTGGACGTCCGAAAAGTGCTACTTTCCGTACATTAGATGTAGTCGGCCTAGACACATTCATTCATGTTGCCAACAACGTGTTTGAAAAAGTAGAAGGTGCCGAGAAAGAAGTATTCCGTGTAGACGACTTTATGTTAAAAATGCGTGACAACGGTTGGCTTGGAAGTAAGTCTGGGCAAGGCTTCTACTTAAAACAAGGAAAAGAAATTTTAGAATTAAACTACGAAACATTAGAATATGAGCCACGCAAAAAATTAAAAACAGCAGCAACGGAAGCAAGCAAACAAGCAAAAGGTTTTAGTAACAAAATGAAAGCGCTTGTATATGAAGATGACCGCGCTAGCAACTTACTTTGGAAAATATTAGCTCCGGTATTAAGCTATTCCGCAGACTTACTAGGAGAAATTGCAGACGATATCGTTGCGATTGACCAAGCGATGAAATGGGGCTTCGGTTGGGAACATGGCCCATTCGAAACGTGGGATGCAATTGGGATAGAAGAATCTGTTTTAAAAATGAAAGAAGACGGTATTAAAGTTCCAGCTTGGGTTGATGAATTCCTAGCTAATGGGAACCGCTCTTTCTATAAAAAAGATAACGGTACAGTTTCTTTCTACGATAATGGTGAATACAAACTTTTAGAACAAAATAAGAAAGTTATTCACTTAAAATCTTTGAAAGAGCAAAACCGTGTTATTAAGAAAAATAGTGGTGCAAGCCTAATTGACATCGGTGACGATGTGGCATTACTAGAATTCACTTCACCTAACAATGCCATCGGCTTAGACATCTTACAAATGGTAGGCCAAGCGCTAGAGGAAGTGGATAAAAACTATAAAGGTCTTGTAATTGGAAACCAAGGAAAGAACTTCTGCGTTGGTGCCAACTTAGCGATGATTTTAATGGAAGCACAAGATGACAACTATTTTGAAATTGATATGGTTGTCCGTCATTTCCAAAATGCGATGCAAAAAATCAAATATAGTAACAAGCCAGTTGTTGCAGCAACATTCGGTATGACACTAGGTGGCGGTACGGAAATCAGCTTACCGACTTCTTCCATCCAAGCTTCAAGTGAAACATATATGGGCTTAGTAGAAGTTGGAGTTGGTCTAATCCCTGGTGGAGGCGGAAACAAAGAGCTTTACTTAAAGCACTTAAACTCGATGCCAGAAGGATTAGATTATGACTTGCAAAAAGTAGCAAACAAAGTGTTTGAAACGATTGCAACAGCCAAAGTTTCAACATCTGCTGCGGAAGCACGCGACTTACATTTCTTAAGCAGCAATGACGGCATCAGCATGAATGGAGATCACCTCATTCACGATGCAAAACAATCTGTGCTGCGTTTACACGAAGTTGGATACAATCCACCTGTTCGTAAAAAAGTGCCAGTAACAGGTGAAACTGGATACGCCACGTTAATGCTTGGAGCACACAACATGCACTACTCTGGCTACATTTCCGAGCATGATTTAAAAATTGCTTCCAAACTAGCCAATGTGATTGCTGGAGGGAAAGTTCCATACGGCACACTTGTGGATGAACAGTATTTATTAGATATCGAACGTGAGGCATTCTTAAGCTTAGTAGGAGAATTCAAATCCCAACAAAGAATGCAACACATGCTTGTTAAAGGAAAACCATTAAGAAACTAA
- a CDS encoding YusU family protein: MSEKFEQQLDGLLEKYTELLLGESTEERKEKVKAWVLYTYIAKSMPPLAKHWNDQYPDAKQEMMSLISEIKQLNEEHRAKK, translated from the coding sequence ATGTCTGAAAAATTCGAGCAACAACTAGATGGTTTATTAGAAAAGTACACGGAGTTATTACTAGGAGAAAGTACGGAGGAGCGTAAAGAAAAAGTAAAAGCTTGGGTACTTTACACATATATCGCGAAATCGATGCCGCCATTGGCCAAACATTGGAATGACCAATACCCAGATGCAAAGCAAGAAATGATGTCTCTTATTTCTGAAATTAAGCAATTAAACGAAGAACATAGGGCAAAGAAGTAA